One window from the genome of Yamadazyma tenuis chromosome 7, complete sequence encodes:
- a CDS encoding uncharacterized protein (BUSCO:EOG09264JQ1; COG:O; EggNog:ENOG503NUAJ), with amino-acid sequence MSESITVNIKSSGDTKYEVTTATSSTILELKEQISAKADVPSDRQRLIYSGKVLKDTETVASYKIQSGHTIHLVKSAAKAAATGGDSSTVSTTATDSQSTPASNQSSQVPSNISAGQGAFNPLADLTGARYAGYTQLPSASMFGPDGGMNAAMPDPEQMSSMMSNPMFQESMNSLLSNPQMLDYFIQQSPQLRALGPQAREMLQSPFFRQMLSNPEMMRSMMEMGRNSMGSGAGFPEPGTGFPAPGANPTGDSTDATTTTTNTGTNPPNPFASMFGNGMPPIDPFAMFGGAGGAQPPAETDSRPPEERYASQLSQLNDMGFFDFDRNVAALRRSGGNVQGAVEYLLSG; translated from the coding sequence ATGTCCGAGTCAATCACCGTAAACATCAAATCTTCGGGTGACACAAAGTACGAGGTGACCACTGCCACGTCCAGCACCatattggagttgaaggagcAAATTTCTGCAAAGGCAGACGTTCCCTCTGACCGTCAGAGATTAATCTATTCTGGtaaggtgttgaaagatACAGAAACAGTGGCATCGTATAAAATCCAGTCAGGCCACACCATCCACCTCGTGAAAAGCGCTGCCAAGGCCGCCGCCACGGGGGGCGACTCCTCCACCGTCAGCACCACCGCCACCGACTCACAATCGACACCTGCGTCCAACCAATCGTCCCAGGTGCCTTCTAACATTTCTGCTGGGCAGGGCGCTTTTAACCCGTTGGCAGACTTGACCGGTGCCCGGTACGCCGGGTACACCCAGTTGCCGTCCGCGTCGATGTTTGGTCCTGACGGGGGCATGAACGCCGCTATGCCCGACCCCGAGCAGATGTCGCTGATGATGTCCAATCCCATGTTCCAAGAAAGTATGAACTCGTTGTTGTCCAACCCGCAAATGTTGGACTACTTCATCCAGCAGTCGCCCCAGTTGCGGGCGTTGGGGCCTCAGGCCAGAGAAATGTTGCAGAGCCCATTTTTCAGACAGATGTTGTCGAATCCAGAGATGATGCGGTCGATGATGGAAATGGGCAGAAACAGCATGGGCAGTGGGGCTGGGTTCCCAGAGCCTGGCACCGGCTTCCCAGCTCCTGGGGCCAATCCCACTGGCGACTCGACCGAcgccaccaccaccaccaccaataccGGTACAAACCCTCCCAACCCATTCGCCTCTATGTTCGGCAATGGTATGCCTCCTATCGACCCATTCGCCATGTTTGGCGGTGCCGGTGGCGCACAGCCCCCCGCCGAGACAGACTCTCGTcctccagaagaaagatatGCCAGCCAGTTGAGTCAGTTGAACGATATGGGTttttttgactttgacaGAAACGTGGCAGCCTTGAGAAGAAGCGGTGGTAACGTCCAGGGAGCCGTGGAGTACCTCTTGTCCGGGTAG
- a CDS encoding uncharacterized protein (EggNog:ENOG503P2IM; COG:K) has product MDEKESTSSPAPTHSSASASGSTVPAGDTLGQRRRMLNDETLQLLNNPVSHYARTPMDFQVAKLIGIILETQGFSVSAEFLDELTDLALIYLHQTVDGIKKFTEIQRRTKPSLNDIRYSFNLRDIDYSDLYRSGLVGKKVYNLSKVHIDAVNQESLQKLVSLQQVSFEPESEPFFMNQTYEITSLVPRHVAKPNYIPSYFPDFPPDYTFQNTANYRDTLTDMEKLRVKLVQESRLTEKSLYNLIEEDVKYDTPMSEDTELDSIMSSEMETPGPRFEEHKPPELPEYADDADDNPDGIIQAEAKKQPVASEKPFDVLAYAQKRLEIKARRSQEIEQTRKKRAANIYLQAETYYSPYGTESITLEKQKEFDGLIEKDLHLAMVSVKAGMENQKLHIQEILAERAKLEKQREAAKAADTIEFGFNFNNNSIDSDSDSDADGEDMQEILFGTDTKENSFPTDRETKSPESSMPPSFTPSSGALAPESSIPGASPEPELKLKLNFSAPASTAFEAPEISSDDDEMDFDVLDGLGSPPPQMAIDKPSDGSDA; this is encoded by the coding sequence ATGGACGAGAAAGAATCAACTTCGTCACCAGCGCCGACACACTCTCTGGCCCTGGCTAGCGGTAGCACGGTGCCTGCTGGAGATACGTTGGGTCAACGCCGCCGCATGTTGAATGATGAGACCTTACAGCTTCTCAACAATCCGGTTTCTCACTATGCTCGCACGCCGAtggatttccaagttgCAAAGTTGATTGGTATTATTCTAGAGACCCAGGGGTTCAGCGTGTCGGCAGAGTTCTTGGACGAGCTCACAGATCTTGCCTTGATATACTTACACCAAACAGTCGATGGAATCAAGAAGTTTACTGAGattcaaagaagaacaaagCCCTCGTTGAACGATATAAGATACTCGTTCAATCTACGAGACATCGATTATTCCGACCTTTACCGACTGGGATTGGTTGGCAAGAAGGTCTACAACCTTCTGAAAGTACACATCGATGCTGTCAATCAGGAAAGCTTACAGAAGTTGGTAAGTCTACAACAGGTGTCATTTGAGCCTGAAAGTGAGCCGTTTTTCATGAACCAAACATACGAAATCACCAGCTTGGTGCCCCGCCATGTTGCCAAACCCAACTATATCCCCAGCTACTTTCCGGACTTCCCGCCAGACTACACATTTCAAAACACTGCCAATTACAGGGATACCTTGACAGACATGGAGAAGTTGAGGGTCAAGTTGGTGCAAGAGTCAAGGCTCACCGAGAAGTCTTTATACAATTTGATCGAAGAAGACGTCAAATATGATACGCCCATGAGCGAAGACACCGAGTTAGATAGTATAATGAGTCTGGAAATGGAGACTCCAGGACCCCGGTTCGAAGAGCACAAACCCCCTGAGCTTCCCGAGTACGCTGACGACGCTGACGATAACCCCGATGGGATTATACAAGCGGAGGCCAAGAAGCAGCCTGTAGCCAGTGAAAAGCCGTTTGACGTGTTGGCATATGCTCAGAAAAGGTTGGAGATAAAAGCACGTCGACTGCAAGAAATCGAACAGACTCGCAAGAAGCGGGCCGCCAACATATACCTCCAAGCGGAGACGTACTACTCACCTTACGGAACAGAGTCTATCACCTTGGAGAAACAGAAGGAGTTCGATGGACTTATTGAAAAGGATCTCCATCTTGCAATGGTGTCCGTGAAGGCTGGAATGGAGAACCAGAAACTTCATATTCAAGAGATACTAGCCGAAAGGGCtaagttggagaagcaaAGAGAAGCGGCCAAAGCTGCTGATACCATCGAATTTggcttcaacttcaacaacaacagcatTGACAGTGATAGTGATAGTGATGCTGATGGCGAAGACATGCAAGAAATACTCTTTGGAACTGATACCAAAGAGAACTCCTTTCCCACCGATAGGGAGACGAAATCGCCCGAGTCGTCCATGCCTCCATCGTTTACTCCATCTTCAGGGGCACTTGCTCCGGAGTCCTCTATACCTGGGGCATCTCCAGAACCCGAGCTTAAACTCAAGCTCAACTTCTCAGCCCCTGCTTCAACAGCCTTTGAGGCCCCAGAAATCAGctctgatgatgatgagatgGACTTTGATGTTCTCGATGGCTTGGGGTCTCCACCTCCTCAAATGGCCATAGACAAGCCTAGCGATGGCAGCGACGCTTAA
- the fcp1 gene encoding CTD phosphatase Fcp1 (EggNog:ENOG503NXKY; COG:K) has translation MSETVPITLPSSVPFPVTISSILCSSGDSIRKRQTIFKYKYWDYQDDPNSKDDPPPKIRVERIGAYESPVEGEVLGIKTHENAEINHSGIVLCSIREPCAHAVQYGGLCALCGKAVEDEKDYTGFNYEDRATISMSHDNTGLKISYEEAAKIEQNSTTRLTQQRKLILVVDLDQTVIHATVDPTVGEWQSDPSNPNYRAVKDVQSFCLEEEPITPPNWSGPKLSPTKCWYYVKLRPGLEEFLREMAEIYEMHIYTMATRNYALAIAKIIDPEGEYFGDRILSRDESGSLTHKNLKRLFPVDQSMVAIIDDRGDVWQWEDNLIKVVPYDFFVGIGDINSSFLPKKNTQITGPSKKRKSIAKLEAMEEDLEHEFAESDNGDAPDSESDVSDTGDSKEDKENIDHSHSAVDRLVEIGGGEDNKNLLIEQSRSRTLSLEQQQHDRPLAKLQHDLEKINHDHETKSDSEHSSNENDDAANDEEEDNLLYDDDNELESLKVALSNIHNEYYKILDSKNPERPDLTYVIPNLKSKCLEGVVILFSGIIPLGINPDSADIVIWCKQFGVKVVNEVYPEVTHVVCRDPNSTNFKGGLTFKVKAAKKLIPNIKIVTPDWLFVCLSSWKQVDEADYSIDEGSQNWYVDERDLDKYQKALQEQKQQQHETIIARPRFDSIASMEDYDLDEANEEVDDFLAGLSDDDEEENEDHENSDDEDDEAVPAAHDSFIREAYLSTSKKRSRDDEADDSDQGPNEVPHAKKNKIVGKGEVAPEQENEEAELYELEQELLDGFDDLDE, from the coding sequence ATGTCAGAAACGGTGCCCATCACGTTGCCGCTGTCGGTACCCTTTCCCGTGACAATCTCATCTATTTTGTGCTCCTCGGGTGATAGCATTCGAAAACGTCAgaccatcttcaaatacaaataCTGGGACTATCAGGATGACCCAAACTCCAAGGATGATCCACCGCCCAAGATCCGCGTGGAACGCATTGGTGCGTACGAGAGTCCCGTTGAAGGTGAAGTGCTAGGAATCAAAACCCACGAAAACGCAGAAATCAACCACAGTGGTATCGTATTGTGTTCCATCAGAGAGCCATGCGCCCACGCGGTGCAGTACGGCGGGTTGTGCGCCTTATGTGGGAAGGCGGTAGAGGACGAGAAGGACTATACTGGCTTCAACTACGAAGATCGAGCCACCATCTCAATGTCTCACGATAATACTGGGTTGAAAATAAGTTATGAAGAAGCCGCAAAAATCGAGCAgaactccaccaccaggCTCACCCAGCAACGgaagttgattttggtggtggacctTGATCAGACGGTGATCCATGCCACGGTGGACCCCACGGTAGGAGAATGGCAACTGGATCCATCCAATCCCAACTACCGAGCTGTTAAAGATGTACAATCGTTTTGTCTTGAAGAGGAGCCCATCACGCCGCCCAACTGGAGCGGGCCCAAGTTGTCGCCCACGAAGTGCTGGTACTACGTGAAGTTGCGGCCGGGCTTGGAAGAGTTTCTTCGGGAAATGGCCGAGATCTATGAAATGCATATCTACACCATGGCCACCCGAAACTACGCATTGGCCATCGCCAAGATCATCGACCCCGAAGGCGAGTACTTTGGAGACCGGATCTTGAGTCGAGATGAGAGTGGCTCGTTGACAcacaagaacttgaaacGGTTGTTTCCGGTGGATCAGTCCATGGTCGCTATCATTGATGATAGAGGCGATGTGTGGCAGTGGGaagacaacttgatcaaggtggTACCGTACGACTTCTTTGTGGGGATTGGAGACATCAACTCGAGCTttttgccaaagaaaaacacCCAAATCACCGGTCCCAgcaagaagagaaaatcaaTTGCAAAGTTGGAAGCCATGGAAGAAGACCTTGAACACGAGTTTGCCGAATCGgacaatggtgatgctCCAGACAGTGAAAGCGATGTGTCGGATACTGGAGATTCAAAGGAGGACAAAGAGAATATCGATCACTCGCATTCTGCGGTCGATAGACTCGTTGAAATCGGCGGTGGTGAAGACAATAAGAATCTTTTGATCGAGCAGTCACGGTCCCGGACTCTTTCATTGGAGCAACAGCAGCACGACCGgccattggccaagttgcAGcatgatcttgaaaagatAAACCACGATCACGAAACTAAGTCCGATAGCGAACACTCAAGTAACGAAAACGACGATGCTGCGaacgacgaagaagaggataATCTTTTGTACGACGATGACAACGAGTTGGAATCGCTTAAGGTGGCCCTCTCCAACATTCACAACGAGTACTACAAGATTCTTGACTCCAAAAATCCTGAAAGACCGGATTTAACGTACGTGATACCTAATTTGAAGAGCAAGTGCTTGGAAGGAGTGGTGATACTTTTCTCGGGAATTATTCCCTTAGGGATCAACCCTGACTCAGCTGACATTGTCATCTGGTGTAAGCAGTTTGGAGTCAAGGTGGTGAACGAGGTGTACCCTGAGGTGACTCATGTTGTGTGTCGAGACCCCAATAGCACGAACTTCAAAGGAGGACTTACATTTAAGGTCAAAGCCGCCAAAAAACTCATCCCCAACATCAAGATCGTCACTCCCGACTGGCTCTTTGTGTGTTTGAGCAGTTGGAAACAGGTGGATGAAGCTGACTACCTGATTGACGAGGGTAGCCAGAATTGGTATGTCGACGAGAGAGACTTGGATAAGTACCAAAAAGCGTTACAGGAGCAAAAACAGCAGCAACACGAAACGATCATTGCAAGACCCAGGTTTGACTCCATTGCGTCCATGGAAGACTATGACCTTGATGAGGCCAATGAAGAAGTGGATGATTTTCTCGCTGGGCTCAGCgacgatgacgaagagGAGAATGAAGACCACGAAAACAGCGACGACGAGGACGACGAAGCGGTCCCTGCCGCCCACGACTCGTTTATTCGAGAAGCATACTTGTCGACTTCGAAAAAGAGATCTCGTGACGACGAAGCTGATGATTCTGACCAAGGCCCTAACGAGGTTCCGCACGCAAAGAAGAATAAGATAGTTGGTAAGGGCGAAGTAGCACCAGAACAAGAGAACGAAGAGGCTGAGTTGTATGAGCTAGAACAGGAGTTGTTGGACGGGTTTGACGATCTTGACGAGTAA